A stretch of the Porifericola rhodea genome encodes the following:
- the gldG gene encoding gliding motility-associated ABC transporter substrate-binding protein GldG: MNRENTPMSNTVEQASKQVFWKDISRLAIGVAIIIAINFISQQYFFRLDLTEEKRYSINPATKELLAQIDEELEIISYLDGELNPGFQRLERSLNETLDEFEVYAGNELKIREINPLEVVPKEEQQAFFRKLTELGIEPTYVYDEEDGQRRQKLIVPGVIINYKGQQAGVMLLNGDRAAGSQEVLNQSIESVEYELANAIRKLINTDKKTLALIQGHGELEGVDIVGLKSALEEYYTVEELNLTEVNSLPEYDVIMINKPALRFSKQDKYKIDQYIMKGGKAMFFIDPLRINMDSIGENGSIAFPYDLNLDDQLFRYGIRINKTLVQDIKSGVYPFVVGEMAGQPQIVPLQWPFFPIVNKYGNHPAVKNMDAVFLRFPSEMDTVAADGVVKTPLMFSSEYSKVSRTPMIVDLNELREAPKPENFTAGSQAIAYLLEGNFTSLFKNRILPDVGSEQSFIAKSEPTKIVVVADGDIVRNDINRSNGNPLPLGYDPITERNFANEDFVINTLSYLTDDQGLINARAKEIKIRPLDKVEIENNALFYQLLNLVLPIVLIVIFGIIKAFIRKRKYASY; this comes from the coding sequence ATGAATAGAGAAAACACGCCAATGAGCAACACTGTTGAGCAGGCCTCTAAACAAGTCTTCTGGAAGGATATATCTCGCCTGGCTATAGGGGTAGCCATCATTATTGCTATCAATTTTATTAGCCAGCAGTATTTTTTTCGCCTGGATCTGACTGAAGAAAAAAGGTACAGTATTAACCCTGCCACCAAGGAGCTTCTTGCTCAGATTGATGAAGAGTTAGAGATTATCAGTTATCTGGATGGTGAGTTAAATCCAGGTTTTCAGAGGTTAGAAAGAAGCTTGAATGAAACTCTGGACGAGTTTGAAGTTTATGCAGGTAACGAACTTAAGATTCGCGAAATTAACCCTTTGGAAGTAGTTCCTAAAGAAGAACAGCAGGCTTTTTTTAGAAAACTAACTGAACTTGGTATTGAGCCTACCTATGTGTATGATGAAGAAGATGGGCAGCGAAGGCAAAAGTTGATAGTACCTGGGGTAATAATCAATTATAAAGGCCAGCAGGCTGGTGTGATGTTACTCAATGGTGATAGGGCAGCGGGTTCTCAGGAGGTGCTCAACCAGTCTATAGAAAGCGTAGAATACGAGCTGGCTAACGCAATACGTAAATTGATAAATACCGATAAAAAAACACTGGCCCTTATCCAGGGGCATGGAGAATTGGAGGGTGTTGATATTGTGGGTTTAAAGAGTGCGTTGGAAGAATACTACACTGTTGAAGAGCTCAATTTGACTGAAGTTAACTCGCTTCCTGAGTATGATGTAATTATGATTAACAAACCTGCGCTTAGGTTTAGTAAGCAAGATAAATACAAAATTGATCAATACATTATGAAAGGGGGGAAAGCTATGTTTTTTATTGACCCCTTACGCATAAATATGGATAGCATAGGTGAAAATGGTTCTATAGCTTTTCCGTATGACCTTAACCTGGATGACCAGCTTTTCCGGTATGGTATACGCATCAACAAAACTTTAGTGCAGGATATCAAGTCTGGTGTATATCCGTTTGTGGTTGGTGAGATGGCAGGTCAGCCCCAGATTGTGCCTTTACAATGGCCATTTTTTCCGATTGTAAACAAATATGGAAACCATCCGGCGGTAAAGAACATGGATGCTGTGTTTCTTCGTTTTCCCAGCGAGATGGATACTGTAGCGGCTGATGGAGTTGTTAAAACACCATTAATGTTTAGTTCTGAGTATTCAAAGGTATCTCGTACTCCTATGATTGTGGATTTAAATGAGCTTAGAGAAGCCCCTAAGCCAGAAAACTTTACCGCAGGTTCACAGGCTATTGCTTATTTACTGGAAGGTAATTTTACATCCTTATTTAAAAATAGAATATTACCAGACGTAGGGAGTGAGCAGAGTTTTATAGCCAAGAGTGAGCCTACTAAAATTGTAGTGGTAGCGGATGGAGATATTGTAAGAAATGATATAAATCGTAGTAATGGCAACCCATTACCATTAGGGTATGATCCTATCACGGAAAGAAATTTTGCCAATGAAGATTTTGTGATCAACACTCTTTCTTACCTGACAGATGATCAGGGGCTTATTAATGCCAGAGCAAAAGAAATAAAGATTCGCCCTCTGGATAAGGTAGAGATTGAGAATAATGCGCTTTTTTATCAGCTTCTGAATCTGGTCTTGCCTATTGTTCTTATAGTTATTTTCGGAATTATTAAAGCCTTTATTAGAAAGAGAAAATATGCTTCTTACTAA
- a CDS encoding sugar phosphate isomerase/epimerase family protein, producing MHRRDFVKLSGAAALASSLPIGSIEASAPRRKIKKSLKYSMVDVKMPISDQFKLLRDIGFDGVEMDSPSNLKIDEVLKAKEASGLEIPGVINSVHWKAPLSDADPEVRAQCRKAMETALQDCKAYGGTTVLLVPGVVNQHTSYAQAYQRSQEEVRKLLPLAEETGVKIAFENVWNNFLLSPVEAARYVDELDSEMVGWYFDVGNIVRYGWPEHWIEALGKRILKLDVKEYSRAKQQNEGIWKGFEVELMEGDCNWPEVNKALDKIGYEGWASAEVKGGGRERLSSISKSMDAIFGLS from the coding sequence ATGCATAGAAGAGACTTTGTCAAACTCAGTGGGGCTGCTGCCCTGGCAAGCAGCCTGCCTATAGGAAGCATAGAGGCTTCAGCACCTCGTCGCAAGATTAAGAAGAGTCTGAAGTACAGCATGGTAGATGTGAAGATGCCGATCAGCGATCAGTTTAAGCTGCTTCGGGATATTGGCTTTGATGGGGTAGAGATGGACTCGCCCAGCAACCTGAAGATAGATGAGGTGCTCAAAGCCAAAGAGGCCTCGGGTCTGGAGATACCAGGAGTAATCAACTCAGTACACTGGAAAGCCCCACTATCGGATGCAGATCCAGAAGTACGGGCGCAGTGCCGCAAGGCAATGGAGACAGCGCTGCAAGACTGCAAAGCCTATGGCGGCACCACCGTGCTATTGGTACCCGGGGTAGTTAACCAGCATACCAGCTATGCGCAGGCCTACCAGCGGTCTCAGGAAGAGGTAAGAAAGCTGCTGCCCCTGGCAGAGGAGACCGGAGTGAAGATCGCTTTTGAGAATGTATGGAACAACTTTCTGCTGAGCCCGGTGGAAGCCGCCCGCTATGTAGATGAGCTGGACAGCGAGATGGTAGGCTGGTACTTTGACGTAGGCAATATCGTTCGCTATGGGTGGCCGGAACACTGGATAGAAGCCCTGGGCAAGAGGATACTGAAACTGGATGTAAAAGAGTATAGCCGGGCCAAGCAGCAGAACGAAGGGATATGGAAAGGCTTTGAGGTAGAGCTGATGGAAGGAGACTGCAACTGGCCGGAGGTAAACAAAGCCCTGGACAAGATAGGCTATGAAGGCTGGGCATCGGCAGAGGTCAAAGGGGGTGGCAGAGAGCGGCTGAGCAGCATCTCCAAAAGTATGGATGCCATCTTCGGACTATCCTGA